GCGCGATGGCGGGCGAGGAGGGTGAGGGCCTCGTCACCTTCGATATGGGCGGGACCTCCAGCGACGTGAGCCTCATCCGCGATGGCGAGGCCGAGCGGACGACCGAGGGCGTCATCAACGGCCGGCCGATCCGGACGCCGATGGTCGACATCGAGACGGTCGGCGCGGGCGGCGGGTCGATCGCGTGGGTCGACTCCGGCGGCGCGCTCCGAATCGGCCCGAAATCGGCCGGAGCGGATCCGGGACCGGCCTGCTACGGCAACGGCGGCACCGAACCGACCGTCACGGACGCGAACCTCGTCTTGGGCTATATCGGGGAACGCACCAGCCTCGGCGGCGAGCTATCCCTCGACGCCGCGGCCGCCTACGAAGCCCTCACCGGTCTCGCCGACGAGGCGGGAATGGACGGCCCGCTCGACGCCGCCCGCGGGGTGTATCGCGTCGCGAACGCGAATATGACGCGGGCGATCCGCGCGGTGACCGTCGAGCGCGGCATCGACCCGCGGACGTTCGGGCTCGTCGCGTTCGGCGGTGCGGGGCCGATGCACGCCGTCTCGATCGCGGACGACCTCGATATGGATCGGGTGCTCGTCCCGCGCGCCTCGGGCGTGTTGTCCGCCTTCGGCCTCCTCGCAGCCGATGAGAAGCGAGACGCGGTCCGGACGTACCAGCGTCCCCTCGACGAGGCCGGTTCCGACGACGTCGACGGGGTGTACGAGGAACTGGCCGAGGGATTGCTCTCGGAGGTCAGCGACCGGGACGGGGCGACCGTGACGCACTCGGCGGATCTCAGATACGCCGGCCAGAGCTTCGAGCTCACGGTCGAGATCGATACGCCGTTCGACGCCGACGAGGTGAGAACACGCTTCGCCGACGCTCACGAGGCCGCGTACGGCTATCAGACGGACGAACCGATCCACCTCGTCAACTGCCGCGTGACGGCGACTGTCTCCCGGAGCCCGCCGGAGATCGAATACGCGGGCGGTGGAGACGCGCGGAAGGGAACCCGTGAGGCGACGTTTACAGACGGAAGCCACGAGACGCCGGTCCACGAGCGAGAGCAGTTGGCCGCCGGGGGGACCGTCGAGGGCCCGGCGATCGTCGAGGGAGAGGAGAGCACCGTCGTCGTCCCGCCCGCGTGGGACCTGCAGGTGCGCGACGACGGCGCGTTAATCGCGGAGGTGAACGGAGAATGAGCGACGAATCTCGCACGTCCGACGGGGTGATCGACCCGGTAACGCTGGAGATACTCAGAAACCAACTGGAGAGTGTCGCCACCGAGATGGGGCACGTGCTCATTCGCGGGGCCTACTCGCCGAACATCAAGGAGCGGCAGGACTGTTCGACCGCGCTCTTCGACGCGTCGGGGCGGATGATCGCGCAGGCCGAGCACATCCCGGTCCACCTCGGCGCGATGCCCGACGCCGTCGAGGTCGTCTTGGAGAAAGAGCCGAAGCCCGGGGACGTCTTCGTCGTCAACGACCCCTTTGCGGGCGGGACGCACCTCCCCGACATCACGCTCGTCTCGCCCATCGCGCCCGACGACGAGGTGATCGGCTTCGCCGTGTCGAGAGCGCACCACGCCGACGTCGGCGGCGGGTCACCCGGGAGTATGCCACCCGGAGCGCGGGAGATATATGAGGAAGGCCTCAGACTGCCGGCGGTCCGACTCGTCGACGGCGGCGAGCCGAACGAGGCGGTGCACGAACTGATCCGCGCGAACGTCCGCACGCCGGACGAGCGGAAGGCCGACCTCCGTGCCCAGCGCGCGGCCAACGCGCGGGCAGAGGAACGCGTCGGCGAACTACTGGACGAACACGGCGCGCGACTGCTCGACGCGTTCGACGCCGTCATCGACTACTCTCGCGAGCGCGTCGAGGCCGAGTTGACCGACCTCCCGAACGGCACCTACCGCGCCCACGACGTCCTCGAAGGCGACGGCGTGACCGACGAGGACATCCCGATCGAGGTGGCGGTCACGATCGACGGCGCGACAATCGACGTCGACTTCGCCGGGACTGCCGAGCAGGTGGCGGGCAACCTGAACGCGCCGCTGTCGGTCGCCAAGAGCGCGGTGTACTTCGTCGTTCGCGCGGTTACCAACCCGGAGATACCGCCGAACCACGGCTGCTACGAGCCGGTGTCGGTGTCGGCACCCGAGGGTTCAGTGCTCAACCCCACGCCCCCGGCGGCGGTCGTCGGCGGGAACGTCGAGACCAGCCAGCGGGTGATGGACGTCACGCTGGCGGCGCTGGCGGAGGCGGTTCCCGCGGAGATCCCCGCCGGCGGACAGGGTACGATGAACAACCTCATCATCGGCGACAGGCGTGGGGAGTTCACCTACTACGAGACCATCGGCGGCGGATTCGGTGCCCGCTCGGACAGAGACGGGATGGACGGCGTCCAAGTGGGGATGACTAACACGCTCAACACGCCGGTCGAGGCGCTGGAGACCGCGTACCCGCTCCGCGTCGAGCGGTACGGGCTCCGCCCCGACAGCGGCGGCGACGGGCGGTTCCGCGGCGGACTTGGGATCGAACGGACCGTCACCGTCGAGACCGACGCGACGGTGTCGCTGATCACCGAGCGCCGCCGGACCGCTCCCGCGGGGGTCGACGGCGGCGGCGACGGCGCGACCGGCGAGAACCTCGTCGACGGCGAACCGGTCCCCTCGAAGGCGTCCGTCGACGTCGAATCGGGAACGACCGTCTCGATCCTGACGCCGGGCGGCGGCGGCCACGGCGACCCGGCCGAGCGCGACCCGACAGCTCGGGAACGCGATCGGCGCGACGGAAAAAGTGGACAGGGAGTGAGCGCCCGTCAGTAGACGGACGCTGACCGCAGTCGGATCCCGATCCCGTCCGGGTCGACGAATTCGATGCCGGTGACTGAGTCGGTGTCAGCGACGTCGACATCGCGGTCAGTCGCGTCGCAGTCAGCGACGTCGCGCTCGGCGACGGCGACGCCGGTGTTTTCGAGGCGGCTTCGAACCGCGTGTACGGCATCGGCGCTCGGAAGAACGACCTCGAACCAGTCGAGACCGCGGCCGCCCGCGGGTTCGGAGCGCCGGTTCCACGCGTTGAGTCCGAGGTGGTGGTGGTAGCCGCCCGCGGAGACGAACAGCGCGGAGCCGACATCCATCTGCACGTCGAACCCGAGCGTCCGGACGTAGAACTCGCGAGCGGTCGGGACCGAGCTCACCTCGAGGTGGACGTGTCCGAGCGTCGTCCCCGCGGGGGCCGGTGACGTGCCGTCTGACTCGGCGGCGACATCGTCGAGATCCAGCGGGAGCGTCGGCATCTCGACGCCGCCGTCGGCCGTGGTCGGCCACGCCGCGCGCGGTCGGTCGCGGTAGAGTTCGACGCCGTTTCCCTCCGGGTCCGAGAGGTACAGCGCCTCGCTCACCCGGTGGTCGGACGCGCCGTCGAGCGTCCAGCGCTCTCGGACGCGTTCGAGTGCGGCACCCAGCGCGGCATGGGAGGGAAAGAGGAACGCGTTGTGGAACAGTCCGGCCTGTTCGCGACCCCGTTTCGGCGCGTCGGCGTCTTCTCGCAGGACGAGAAGCGGCACGTCGTCGACGCCGAGCGTCGCGCCGTCGTCGATCCGCTCGATGACCGCGAGGCCGACGACAGTTCGATAAAAGTCGATCATCGATTCGAGGTCGTTTACGCGGAGTGCGGTCCGGCCGAGCCGCGTCCCGGCGGGCAGCGACGGAGCGGTGGCGTCAGTCATTCGTTCGAATGGATAGTCGATGCCGGCCCGTGAAGCAGTTTCGGTGGAAGAGAGGTGGTAGCCGACGATGCCGAGTGGCACGTCGGGAACGACGACGCCCTGTCGATAGAACACCACTCGCGGAAGGCGCTCGCGCAGTCCTCGCAGTAGCAGCGGACGGTCTCGTGACAGCCGTACTCGTTGTCGGTCTGCCAGCCGACGACGGCGTCGACGTCGGCGTACCGCTCGGTCATCTCCCGGGCGATTCGCTCGGTCTCCTCTCGGTACACATCGGAGTTGAAGCAGTAGTGACGACGACTGCCGAAGTCGCGGGGCGTTCCGTCGGGTTCGACCTGGAGGATCTCGGGGTACTCGTCGATCAGCCACTTCGGCGGCGTCGCTGTCGGGGTGCAGAGTACCACGTCGATCCCGGCCTCGCCGAGCAGCGAGACGGCCGTATCGAGCCATTCGCAATCGAACTCGACCTGACCGACTGATCGGAGCGTTCACTACTAGCGAACGGATTCTTGTGTACCAGTGTTGTGTACTGATAGCGAACTGCATTGTGCGTCTCGAATCCGTTCGCCGGGGGCTTTATTTGCGATTCCCGACACAGAGAGCGTATGAGTCGGAATCGACACACGGATCTGGAGCGGCTTTTCGACACTGGAATCGTCGGCATCCTCCGCGGGGTTCCCGCCGAAAAAACGGTCGATGTCGCCGACGCGCTCGTCGCGGGCGGCGTCGACGTGATCGAGGTGACAGCCGACACCGACGGTGCGCTCGACACGATCGCACGCCTGCGAGAGACGTTCGACCGTTCCGAGGCGCTCGTCGGCGCTGGGACCGTCCTCGATAGCGACACCGCCGGGGCGGCGCTCCGCGCCGGGGCGTCGTTCGTCGTCACTCCGAACTTCGACGAGGAGGTCGTCCGGACGTGCAACCGCTACGGGGCCGTCGTCGCGCCGGGCGTGATGACCCCGACAGAAGCCGTGAACGCGTACGAAGCGGGCGCGGACGTGCTGAAGATATTCCCCGCGTCGACGCTCGGTCCCGGGCACCTGCGGAGCATCAAGGGACCGCTCGATCAGCTCCCGCTCGTCCCGACCGGCGGCGTCTCGCTCGACAACGTCGAGGCCTTCGTCGGGGCCGGGGCCGACGCTGTCGGCGTCGGGAGCGGGCTGGTCGACGGCGAGGCCGTTGCCAACGAGGACTACGAAGCGCTGACCGAACGGGCCGAGGCGTTCCGCGGAGCGATCGACGACGCTCGGGAGTGATCGACGGCACACTATCGGTGACGACCGGTGTCGCCGGTACGTGAACCGCCGGTAGTCGGGAGCCGCCGTGCAACGCGGCCCTCGCGGCCGTCTGCAATACGTATCGTAGATTGATAGTTTCACTATAGATTAATCATCGCATACCAATTGCGGTAACTGCTACCACAGCACGTCAAATCGGCAGTTTCAACGATCGAGAAACCATCAATTTCCAGATTGATTGTGATAATAAGAGGAGTTTTCCAGCAAGCTTAACCGTCGGAATCGTCGACAGTCGACCGAGATGGCAAACGCGACCCGCTGGCCGGCAGTCGAGGACTTCCCCGATCCGACGACAGCGGACCACATCACGTACAACCCGTCAGATGCCGAACTCCGCGGGTACTCCTCTGAGATGGAGACGACCACCGCGTTCGGCGCGCCGTCGTACGTGAGCGACTACCGCTCCAGAAGTGCGGACCGAACCTCGAACGCTGTGGACGTACCCTTCGGTGACGACGACTTCGACACCTTCGAGACGGCGCTCGAGTGGGTGAACGACCCCGAAAACGACGTGCTCTGCGTCGACCGAAGGGTGGGGCGTCACGAGAGCGTGTCCGCCGTGTGCCGGCTGTTTCTTCCGAAGAAGTACGGTCGCATCGCGCTCGCGTGGGCGAAGCTCCTCGATCCGGTCGATGGAACCGACGGCTCGGCGCATTCCGACCCGGTCGATGGGATCGCCGACCCGCCCCACACAGTGGAGCCGGATTTCGTCACGGTCCAGCTTCCGGACGCCACCGACGAGCCGACGATCCGCATCCTCCCGGACGAAGGACTCACGGCCGTCCTCGGCAGCGACTACACCGGCGAGGCGAAGAAGTCGTTCCTCCGGCTGTATATGTACCGCGCGAAGCAGGCGGGCGGCCTCGGACTCCACGCGGGGAGCAAGCGGGTCACGCTCGACGATGAGGACGGCCCCCGTGAGGTCGGCCAACTCTTCTTGGGACTGTCCGGCACGGGCAAGTCGACGCTGACCAGTCACGGCCTCTGGTTGGACGAACCCGAGGGCGCGGAGATGCTCCAAGACGACGTCTGCGCGCTGCTGCCGTCGGGGACCGTCGCGGGCAGCGAGGGCGGCGGCCTCTACATCAAGACGCTCGGACTGGACGCCGACGAACAGCCTGAACTGTACGACGCCGCCACCGACGCCGGGGCCGTCCTCGAAAACGTCGCCGTCGACGGTGAGCGACGCCCGCCGTCCGCAAGCGGGACAGCGTCCCGCCCTGTCAACGACGACGGGGCCGTTCATTTCGACGAACCCCGATACGGCCGGAACGCGCGGGCGGTGATCCGCCGCGATCACCTCGAAAGCTCGGCCAAGGAGATCGATCTGCCGCGGGTCGATCAGGTGTTCTTCATCACGCGGAACCCGCTGATGCCGCCGATCGCGAAGCTGACGAAGACGCAGGCGGCCGCGGCGTTCATGCTCGGGGAGTCCGTCGAAACGAGCGCCGGCGACCCATCCCGCATCGGCGAATCGATTCGCGTCGTCGGCACGAACCCGTTCATCGTCGGCTCGAAAGGCGAGGAGGGGAACCGCTTCCGCGAGCTGATCGACGACCTCGATCTCGACTGCTTCGTCATCAACACCGGCGTCGTCGGGACCGACAATCCCGTCGACGTCGGCGTCGAAGAGACCGTCGCGATCTTGGAGGGCACCGCCCGCGGGAGCGTCGAGTGGACCGAAGACGATTCGATCGGTCTGACAGTGCCCGCGACGATCCCCGGCGTCGACATCGACGAGTTCGCGGTCGAAGATCACGTCGACGACTTCGGGGACGCCCACGGTGATCTCCGCGCGGAGCGCCGCGCGTACCTCTCGCAGTTCGACGATCTCGACGACGAGATCGTCGGGTCGGCGTACTGAATCGCGGTCGCATTCGATAGAACGTACGAATACGTCGACTGCGGTGACGACCGCCCGTACGTCCGTCCGGAACGGACACGAGCCCAGTCGTGCCGGCCAATTACTGCCACTCACGTACCGATGGTTACGGTAAGTTTTCGTTTTGGTTTTCCGGTCGTTGGATAACAAAGCGGGTCCGCAGACGCGTCGGTGTATGGACCGCAGCGTGTTACAGGAGGGCCTTCCACTGGTATTCGTACTCGTGACGTTCGTCGTGTTGGGGGGCGCGGTCGTCGCCGTGAGCGAGTTCGTCGTCGACGACGGACCCGGCGAGTCGATTCTCGCCGATCCGAACCTGAACGAGCAGAACGTGAGTTCG
This DNA window, taken from Halobellus sp. LT62, encodes the following:
- a CDS encoding hydantoinase/oxoprolinase family protein, which produces MGRRPIGVDVGGTFTDVTLLCDGELVTAKVPSTEDQSEGVLAGIEKACEEAGIEPETLTGFSHAMTVSVNALLEDAGARTALVTTAGFRDVLEIGRQDRPSLYDLDAEKRTPLVPRRRRFEVSERATVDGIEQSVDEAEVRAIADEIRDADAEAVAVSLLHAYAHPENERRVASTLRGELEIPVSASHEVLAEFREYERTSTTVVDAYVRPAIDRYVGHLTERASEAGIPRPQIMQANGGISDADTVRENAVSTVLSGPAAGVVGASAMAGEEGEGLVTFDMGGTSSDVSLIRDGEAERTTEGVINGRPIRTPMVDIETVGAGGGSIAWVDSGGALRIGPKSAGADPGPACYGNGGTEPTVTDANLVLGYIGERTSLGGELSLDAAAAYEALTGLADEAGMDGPLDAARGVYRVANANMTRAIRAVTVERGIDPRTFGLVAFGGAGPMHAVSIADDLDMDRVLVPRASGVLSAFGLLAADEKRDAVRTYQRPLDEAGSDDVDGVYEELAEGLLSEVSDRDGATVTHSADLRYAGQSFELTVEIDTPFDADEVRTRFADAHEAAYGYQTDEPIHLVNCRVTATVSRSPPEIEYAGGGDARKGTREATFTDGSHETPVHEREQLAAGGTVEGPAIVEGEESTVVVPPAWDLQVRDDGALIAEVNGE
- a CDS encoding hydantoinase B/oxoprolinase family protein, which produces MSDESRTSDGVIDPVTLEILRNQLESVATEMGHVLIRGAYSPNIKERQDCSTALFDASGRMIAQAEHIPVHLGAMPDAVEVVLEKEPKPGDVFVVNDPFAGGTHLPDITLVSPIAPDDEVIGFAVSRAHHADVGGGSPGSMPPGAREIYEEGLRLPAVRLVDGGEPNEAVHELIRANVRTPDERKADLRAQRAANARAEERVGELLDEHGARLLDAFDAVIDYSRERVEAELTDLPNGTYRAHDVLEGDGVTDEDIPIEVAVTIDGATIDVDFAGTAEQVAGNLNAPLSVAKSAVYFVVRAVTNPEIPPNHGCYEPVSVSAPEGSVLNPTPPAAVVGGNVETSQRVMDVTLAALAEAVPAEIPAGGQGTMNNLIIGDRRGEFTYYETIGGGFGARSDRDGMDGVQVGMTNTLNTPVEALETAYPLRVERYGLRPDSGGDGRFRGGLGIERTVTVETDATVSLITERRRTAPAGVDGGGDGATGENLVDGEPVPSKASVDVESGTTVSILTPGGGGHGDPAERDPTARERDRRDGKSGQGVSARQ
- a CDS encoding VOC family protein, yielding MTDATAPSLPAGTRLGRTALRVNDLESMIDFYRTVVGLAVIERIDDGATLGVDDVPLLVLREDADAPKRGREQAGLFHNAFLFPSHAALGAALERVRERWTLDGASDHRVSEALYLSDPEGNGVELYRDRPRAAWPTTADGGVEMPTLPLDLDDVAAESDGTSPAPAGTTLGHVHLEVSSVPTAREFYVRTLGFDVQMDVGSALFVSAGGYHHHLGLNAWNRRSEPAGGRGLDWFEVVLPSADAVHAVRSRLENTGVAVAERDVADCDATDRDVDVADTDSVTGIEFVDPDGIGIRLRSASVY
- a CDS encoding bifunctional 4-hydroxy-2-oxoglutarate aldolase/2-dehydro-3-deoxy-phosphogluconate aldolase, yielding MSRNRHTDLERLFDTGIVGILRGVPAEKTVDVADALVAGGVDVIEVTADTDGALDTIARLRETFDRSEALVGAGTVLDSDTAGAALRAGASFVVTPNFDEEVVRTCNRYGAVVAPGVMTPTEAVNAYEAGADVLKIFPASTLGPGHLRSIKGPLDQLPLVPTGGVSLDNVEAFVGAGADAVGVGSGLVDGEAVANEDYEALTERAEAFRGAIDDARE
- a CDS encoding phosphoenolpyruvate carboxykinase (ATP), encoding MANATRWPAVEDFPDPTTADHITYNPSDAELRGYSSEMETTTAFGAPSYVSDYRSRSADRTSNAVDVPFGDDDFDTFETALEWVNDPENDVLCVDRRVGRHESVSAVCRLFLPKKYGRIALAWAKLLDPVDGTDGSAHSDPVDGIADPPHTVEPDFVTVQLPDATDEPTIRILPDEGLTAVLGSDYTGEAKKSFLRLYMYRAKQAGGLGLHAGSKRVTLDDEDGPREVGQLFLGLSGTGKSTLTSHGLWLDEPEGAEMLQDDVCALLPSGTVAGSEGGGLYIKTLGLDADEQPELYDAATDAGAVLENVAVDGERRPPSASGTASRPVNDDGAVHFDEPRYGRNARAVIRRDHLESSAKEIDLPRVDQVFFITRNPLMPPIAKLTKTQAAAAFMLGESVETSAGDPSRIGESIRVVGTNPFIVGSKGEEGNRFRELIDDLDLDCFVINTGVVGTDNPVDVGVEETVAILEGTARGSVEWTEDDSIGLTVPATIPGVDIDEFAVEDHVDDFGDAHGDLRAERRAYLSQFDDLDDEIVGSAY